A stretch of DNA from Halobacteriovorax vibrionivorans:
ACTTAAACTTTTCTTTTAATGTCCTAAAATAATTTCTTTCTTCATTAGCATAGAAGTTTACATAATGTGTTCTTGATTTTTTAATGACAACTTCATCTTTGGCCTCTAAGCGAAATTCTTCCTGCCCATCAATTGTTAAGTAGATATCGTCATGTCCTCTTGGAATTATGATACTGATTACTTCACTGTCAGGTAAGACCATTGGCCGATGTGTTAAGGCGTGTGGACAAATAGGGGTAAGGACAACTCCTTTTACACTAGGGTGAAGAATTGGCCCGTTGGCCGCTAGTGAATAGGCCGTTGATCCAATTGGTGTGCTCACGATTAGTCCGTCACCTGCAAGATTGTATATACTTTGACCATTGGACTCTAGTTCTAAATTAAACATTCTAGAAATACCCGATTTAGTTATAACAGCATCGTTAAGAAAGTTGAACGTAAACGGTTTCTTACCCTTTCGTTGTATCTGAGCTTGATACATTTGAACTTTTCTTGTCTTAAGTTTGCCCTTTAGCGCAAGCTCTAGTCCATCGTAAAAGTCTTGTTTGGAAAACTCTGCAATAAAACCAAGGTTGCCCATATTGATTCCAAAGATATTAACTTTCTTAATGTTTTTACCTCTGGCTATTCCAATAAGTGTGCCATCGCCACCCATTGTTATAATTAGTTTACATTTTTTAGATATTTCATCTCGATGAATATAATTAAAATTCTTAGTTGTTGAGCCTTTGAATATCTTCTCTATTCTGCTCTTTTGAGAGTCTTCAAAGAAAATATCAACCTTTCTTCTCTTAAGCCAATTGGTAAGGTTAGGTAGTACTGTATTAAACTCAGTAATTACTTTTGGTTTTAGAATGATAGCTACTTTATTTATTGTGGCCATGCTTACCTCAGCTTAGAACTTCATTTATAAATTGATTGATATCGTTAAAAGGTTTTTGTATGACCTTACAACCATATAATGAAGCTTTTTGTACAATCTGATCAGAACTATATGCCGTAATAATATAAAATAAATTGGCAATCTCATCTTCGTTATACTTTGTTTTCGATTCTTCTATTATATCAAATCCAGTGATATCTTGAAGCATTAAATCACAAATGATTTTGTCGTATGAATTATTTTTAATTAATTCAATTGCTTCTTTGCCGCTAGCGGTCGATTCAACCTCTGCACTTTTACGCTTTAATAAAGTTGAGATGGTTTTTTGTATTAGTAGTTCGTCTTCAATGACTAATATTTTCAAAACGATACCTTTGGAAGTGTTAATCTAAATTTCGCACCAAAGTCTACATCCATTAGATTAATATCTCCATTAATCTTCTTTAAAAGATTTTTACATATGGCCAGTCCTAAGCCTGTGCCTGTTTCTTTAGTTGTAAAGAAAGGGGTGAAAATCTTATTTTTTATATTCTCAGGAATTCCGTTACCATTATCCATAATGTCGATATGTATATCATTATTATTTTCAATGACTTTAATTTCTATTTTACCATTATCAACATTTTCATTTGTGAGTGCTTGAGAACTGTTAATAAGTAGATTAAATATAACCTGACTCAATAGAGTACCATTGCTTTTTATTTCAATGTCATTTTCCATATCAAAGACAACTCGATGTGCTCTTGATTCAGATTTCGTTAATGTAATAGTTTCGTTAATTAAACTTTTTAAAGAAATCAGAGCTAGTTTCTCATCGTCTTTATAGAGATTTGAAAATTCTTGTATAATTGCTTGTGATCTTTTCACACTATTAGATATGTGCGACAGCGTATCTTTAACATCAAAGTCATTAGTTTGATCCATTAAGAGAGTGTGTGAAAGATCAATTCCAAACAGAGGATTACTCAATTCGTGTCTGAGAGTATTTAATAATTCACCCATGAGAAGAATTCTTTCATGGTGAAGAGAGCTCGTATCGTGTTGTGCAGCTTCCAAGTCCTCTTCTGTGATTGAATTACCTTCATCATTAAAGATCACTGTTTTTATGGGGAAATTATTTATTACATTTGCTTTTTCAAGTTCTACTTTCTTCTTGCTAACACTAGTTATGATTTTAAAGATTTTTGGTATTTGCTTAATTATGTAATTGTTAAACTTAAGGCGGTCATCGTCTGATAAAGGAAAAAGGTCATCTCTTGAGAGTAAAAATATTGTATTAAAATCTCTAAATGAGAGCTCTTTAGCAAGAAAGTGCCCATCAAGCTTAATATGTTTATTAAGCAGCTCTTTTTGATCAAAAGACTTATTTTTACTTTTTCTAACCTTGGTAAAAAGAGTGTTGAAAAACGCTGGGTCTTCAAAGCTTTCATAATACTCGCTATTTTTATATGAAAGAGAGTAGATATTTGTAGTTCCCTTTTCGTGAATTAGTACCTGTGAAGAAGAAAAGCCTGGAAGCTCTGGTGTATTGGTAAATGATTTAACTAGGGTGCGAAGATTGTCTTTCTTCTTAAATTCGTACTCTTTTGAGAAGTCATTTTCAAGAATAGAGCTTGTGTTAATAAGTTTAATTAATAAATCATGTACGTTTTGTAAGGTGAATTTTTGATCATTTATCTTTGCTACAACTTTATTGTTCTTAGCAGATAGGAGAAGTTGAGAGTTCTTTTTCGCAAGTAAATTAGAAAGTCCATCTTGATTTAAATACTCCAAGATGGACTTTTCTAAATAAATATTTAGATGTTGATTTTCGATTGTTGAATTAGAGGTATTGCTTTTTCTTTCCACTGTTTTAGATTATCCATTAGTTCGTACTCTAGCAAGTCAGAAAGCATAACGATATCGTTCTTCTCTCTAGCTGGAACTAGGGCCTTAATAACTGAAAACAGGTGGATTTCAAGGTTTTTAACCATTTCATTGTCTGCGAAGAATTCTGGATTACCTTTTCTGGCAGTAGCATGAATTCTTGTGATTAAATGGATATATAGCTCTAAAACTTCAATTAGATCAGCAAAGTATAAGTTTGCTTCATCTATATTGCCTTTGTTAAATTCTGCAGTTGTAATGATTATCTTATCTAATAATTGATCAATATATCCAAGACAATCATCAAGTGCTTCAAATGCAATCTCATAAGAGTTTTGAATTCTTAGGCTTG
This window harbors:
- a CDS encoding response regulator, whose translation is MKILVIEDELLIQKTISTLLKRKSAEVESTASGKEAIELIKNNSYDKIICDLMLQDITGFDIIEESKTKYNEDEIANLFYIITAYSSDQIVQKASLYGCKVIQKPFNDINQFINEVLS
- a CDS encoding NAD(+)/NADH kinase; this translates as MATINKVAIILKPKVITEFNTVLPNLTNWLKRRKVDIFFEDSQKSRIEKIFKGSTTKNFNYIHRDEISKKCKLIITMGGDGTLIGIARGKNIKKVNIFGINMGNLGFIAEFSKQDFYDGLELALKGKLKTRKVQMYQAQIQRKGKKPFTFNFLNDAVITKSGISRMFNLELESNGQSIYNLAGDGLIVSTPIGSTAYSLAANGPILHPSVKGVVLTPICPHALTHRPMVLPDSEVISIIIPRGHDDIYLTIDGQEEFRLEAKDEVVIKKSRTHYVNFYANEERNYFRTLKEKFKYGHR
- a CDS encoding sensor histidine kinase, coding for MERKSNTSNSTIENQHLNIYLEKSILEYLNQDGLSNLLAKKNSQLLLSAKNNKVVAKINDQKFTLQNVHDLLIKLINTSSILENDFSKEYEFKKKDNLRTLVKSFTNTPELPGFSSSQVLIHEKGTTNIYSLSYKNSEYYESFEDPAFFNTLFTKVRKSKNKSFDQKELLNKHIKLDGHFLAKELSFRDFNTIFLLSRDDLFPLSDDDRLKFNNYIIKQIPKIFKIITSVSKKKVELEKANVINNFPIKTVIFNDEGNSITEEDLEAAQHDTSSLHHERILLMGELLNTLRHELSNPLFGIDLSHTLLMDQTNDFDVKDTLSHISNSVKRSQAIIQEFSNLYKDDEKLALISLKSLINETITLTKSESRAHRVVFDMENDIEIKSNGTLLSQVIFNLLINSSQALTNENVDNGKIEIKVIENNNDIHIDIMDNGNGIPENIKNKIFTPFFTTKETGTGLGLAICKNLLKKINGDINLMDVDFGAKFRLTLPKVSF